The Cryomorphaceae bacterium genome has a window encoding:
- a CDS encoding ABC transporter ATP-binding protein — translation MTTHQAMLRAENLSKRFPSGGNEITVLDSVTFQVDRGETCAIVGPSGSGKTTLLGLCAGLDQASSGSVMLQGTAMEKLSEDERAALRSERVGFIFQQFNLLPGLTALENVMVPMELRKMERAAQRGRELLAEVGLADRAHHYPVQLSGGEQQRVAIARAYANNPAILFADEPTGNLDEDTGAQIEALIFDLNREHQTTLVVVTHDMELASRTSHIIRLKGGKIVEESSKTAQS, via the coding sequence ATGACCACGCACCAGGCTATGCTCCGGGCCGAAAACCTGAGTAAACGTTTTCCCAGCGGAGGAAATGAAATTACCGTACTCGACAGCGTAACTTTTCAAGTGGATCGCGGGGAGACCTGCGCTATTGTGGGTCCCTCAGGAAGCGGTAAAACCACGCTTTTAGGCCTTTGTGCCGGACTCGACCAGGCTTCATCCGGAAGTGTGATGTTGCAAGGAACAGCGATGGAAAAACTGAGTGAAGACGAGCGTGCTGCCCTGCGCAGTGAGCGCGTAGGTTTTATTTTTCAGCAATTTAACCTGTTACCCGGACTCACTGCACTGGAGAATGTGATGGTTCCGATGGAGCTGCGAAAAATGGAGCGTGCCGCCCAAAGGGGCCGGGAACTACTGGCCGAAGTGGGTCTTGCCGACCGCGCACACCACTACCCTGTTCAATTGTCGGGAGGCGAGCAGCAGCGGGTGGCCATTGCCCGCGCCTATGCCAACAACCCCGCCATCCTTTTTGCTGATGAGCCTACGGGCAACCTCGACGAAGACACCGGTGCGCAGATTGAAGCATTGATTTTTGATCTGAACCGCGAGCATCAAACCACCCTTGTAGTGGTGACCCACGACATGGAGCTGGCCTCGCGCACATCGCACATCATCCGCCTTAAAGGTGGAAAAATTGTGGAGGAATCGTCCAAAACCGCCCAAAGCTGA